A genomic stretch from Natronogracilivirga saccharolytica includes:
- a CDS encoding T9SS type A sorting domain-containing protein: MEYRDTTALLRKFVRFFCILTIILLAGSLVSRAQVFTHDSGPLNDPDSWSGDPQNFTDDGQTFIIEGEAATDDDWLLSGAGTRLIIDTDADITFPAGNTVTFDGITIEFGDQAGGTLIANSDIVVQNGTEWGYEQPEDVWSLIFWQDGSQSVTAGDQSEFMAFDIQADATEGTFDLLAHDAPTVVLHALNNLDLDFTDNALFRDNGNTIMAGRNISLDGAADSYQLAGTLTHQVSGASADYIAVAPQLNNLNLIARGDANPRFRSAQNHAREISVNGNFTADIESSSDLEFNDVELIIGGNLTLDHHRPEESPGQGIADFSDAIITVDNDLYLNVSGQEESQTAGILAGNGAFSVGGSVFLDASGYGSAHLGSSLFNIQGDVDVSLSGAGTIDLDDTEVYIDRNLAFGLESRGDLRFGTSYIFVMQDVDLTHHRPENSGGAGMVAGEQAIIDIVGNFNITLSGDEPDESPNLDLDRAEIVAESDMNLLALEYGVLALSEAVIEIPNGSLFLEGYNQSSLNLGDGIIISGKNLDILLDETSGTDFANSSLNARGNVTIDAADQSTLDSEEFGLTLSGSSDQTLSGLHSVTVHTFGIEKDGGFVNLQSDLTASSMVTIDLENDAVFSDGGHTLATGYAAVFRGSGNAFDFTGELLLTETPLTKNPVLQGLQNGSGGSANPAADNGSGQISFIYEQLTGRDVRFDLFIQDELPEDPAEPFESFTLSAENETESTGTLSFDNDHPYIVFLQDQQASGGSVAISDLEWMLPGEDPAGPVARARLIHNAADPAIDVLDIYINDELFAEEVAFRQASSLVTLPADSSLQISVFGHGADPDEEDALFTMDDAVFSEGGSYSIISSGVSGDGFAANPDGEATGFNLHILETTPSADDGELVNFVLWHGVTDAPAVDIWIQDGPALMDGASYTDQTQMFTAMASDYQFNVGLDGDSSGDPLIEITGDLSAAAGSGAIILASGFLEPQNNEDGPGFGLLVVLSDGSTFLMDASETYSEPDAGRPDSFVLGQNYPNPFNPVTSIAFSLPESSSVTLEVFDLQGRRVATLVDGRRSAGDHTVTFDAAHLSSGVYLYRLQAGDFVRSRQMMLVK, encoded by the coding sequence ATGGAATATCGTGATACGACTGCCCTTTTGCGCAAATTTGTACGGTTTTTCTGCATCCTGACCATCATTCTGCTCGCCGGCTCCCTGGTATCCCGGGCTCAGGTTTTCACCCACGACAGTGGTCCGCTTAACGATCCGGACAGCTGGTCGGGCGACCCCCAAAACTTCACCGATGACGGACAAACGTTCATCATTGAAGGTGAAGCCGCCACAGATGATGACTGGTTACTTTCCGGCGCCGGAACCCGCCTCATTATCGACACTGATGCTGATATCACCTTCCCGGCCGGCAATACCGTTACCTTCGACGGCATCACCATCGAATTCGGCGATCAGGCTGGCGGCACCCTGATTGCCAACAGCGATATTGTCGTGCAAAACGGCACAGAATGGGGGTATGAGCAACCCGAAGACGTCTGGTCCCTCATTTTCTGGCAGGATGGCAGCCAGTCCGTCACCGCCGGTGACCAGTCCGAATTCATGGCCTTTGATATTCAGGCGGATGCCACAGAGGGCACATTTGACCTCCTCGCACATGATGCCCCGACCGTCGTATTGCACGCACTGAACAACCTCGATCTGGATTTTACAGACAACGCCCTGTTCCGCGACAACGGAAATACAATCATGGCCGGCAGAAATATCTCACTTGACGGCGCTGCCGACTCCTACCAGCTCGCCGGAACGCTCACCCATCAGGTCTCCGGTGCAAGTGCCGATTATATTGCGGTCGCACCGCAGCTGAACAACCTTAATCTCATCGCACGGGGTGACGCCAATCCGCGTTTCCGGTCCGCGCAGAACCACGCCCGGGAAATATCCGTCAACGGTAATTTCACGGCTGATATCGAGAGCAGCTCTGACCTGGAATTCAACGATGTGGAACTGATCATCGGCGGCAACTTAACCCTGGACCATCACCGGCCCGAAGAATCGCCCGGGCAGGGCATTGCCGACTTCAGCGACGCAATTATTACAGTCGACAACGACCTGTACCTGAATGTATCCGGCCAGGAAGAAAGTCAGACGGCAGGCATCCTTGCCGGAAACGGGGCGTTTTCCGTCGGGGGAAGTGTTTTCCTGGACGCCTCCGGGTACGGATCGGCACACCTTGGCTCCTCCCTTTTCAATATTCAGGGCGATGTGGATGTCAGCCTGTCCGGCGCCGGCACCATCGATCTCGACGACACCGAAGTCTACATCGACCGCAATCTGGCATTCGGTCTCGAAAGCCGCGGCGACCTTCGGTTCGGAACATCCTATATCTTTGTTATGCAGGATGTTGACCTCACACACCATCGCCCGGAAAACTCCGGCGGAGCAGGCATGGTTGCAGGTGAGCAGGCCATCATTGACATCGTAGGCAATTTCAACATAACCCTTTCAGGCGATGAACCGGATGAAAGTCCGAACCTGGACCTTGACCGGGCTGAAATCGTCGCGGAATCGGATATGAACCTTCTTGCTCTGGAATACGGCGTGCTTGCACTGAGCGAAGCCGTTATCGAGATCCCGAACGGCAGCCTTTTTCTCGAAGGATACAATCAAAGCAGCCTGAATCTGGGCGATGGCATCATCATATCGGGAAAAAACCTGGATATCCTGCTTGACGAAACCTCCGGAACCGACTTTGCAAATTCAAGCCTGAATGCCCGCGGCAATGTCACCATCGACGCCGCAGACCAAAGCACTCTGGACAGCGAAGAGTTCGGGCTGACCCTTTCCGGCTCTTCCGATCAGACCCTTTCCGGACTCCACAGCGTGACCGTGCATACTTTCGGCATCGAAAAAGACGGCGGTTTCGTCAACCTGCAAAGCGATCTCACCGCTTCCTCCATGGTCACCATCGACCTGGAAAATGATGCTGTTTTCAGTGACGGGGGACATACCCTGGCAACCGGCTATGCCGCTGTATTCAGGGGATCAGGCAATGCTTTTGATTTTACGGGCGAACTGCTTCTGACTGAAACGCCGCTCACCAAAAATCCTGTCCTGCAGGGATTGCAAAACGGAAGCGGCGGCTCCGCAAATCCTGCGGCAGACAACGGCTCCGGTCAGATCTCCTTTATATACGAACAACTCACCGGCCGTGATGTCCGTTTTGACCTGTTTATTCAGGATGAGCTTCCCGAAGATCCTGCCGAGCCGTTTGAAAGTTTTACCCTGTCCGCAGAGAATGAGACGGAATCAACCGGCACCCTGTCCTTCGATAACGACCATCCTTACATCGTTTTTCTTCAGGACCAGCAGGCATCGGGCGGCAGTGTTGCCATCAGCGATCTGGAGTGGATGCTTCCGGGCGAAGATCCCGCCGGCCCCGTTGCCCGCGCCCGGCTGATCCATAATGCTGCCGATCCGGCCATTGATGTGCTGGATATATATATAAATGACGAGCTGTTTGCCGAAGAAGTCGCATTCCGGCAAGCCTCATCCCTTGTTACGCTCCCTGCCGACAGTTCGCTGCAGATCAGCGTCTTCGGACATGGTGCCGATCCGGATGAAGAGGATGCCCTGTTCACCATGGATGATGCCGTTTTCTCCGAGGGCGGATCCTATTCGATCATTTCCAGCGGCGTGAGCGGTGACGGATTTGCCGCCAATCCGGACGGAGAAGCTACCGGATTCAACCTGCATATCCTGGAAACCACGCCTTCTGCCGATGATGGGGAACTGGTGAACTTTGTTCTCTGGCACGGTGTCACCGATGCTCCGGCCGTGGACATCTGGATTCAGGACGGTCCGGCACTAATGGACGGCGCATCCTACACCGATCAAACCCAAATGTTTACGGCTATGGCCTCCGATTACCAGTTCAATGTCGGGCTTGATGGAGACAGTTCCGGCGATCCCCTGATCGAAATCACCGGAGATCTGTCTGCAGCAGCCGGATCCGGGGCCATTATTCTGGCTTCCGGATTTCTGGAGCCGCAGAACAATGAAGACGGCCCCGGCTTCGGCCTGCTCGTTGTGCTTTCTGATGGCAGCACTTTTCTGATGGATGCAAGCGAAACATACAGCGAACCGGATGCCGGACGCCCGGATTCTTTCGTGCTTGGCCAGAACTATCCGAATCCGTTCAACCCGGTCACCAGCATTGCATTTTCGCTGCCGGAATCATCCAGCGTCACCCTTGAGGTTTTTGATCTGCAGGGAAGGCGCGTTGCTACCCTGGTGGATGGCCGTCGCAGTGCCGGCGATCACACGGTCACATTCGATGCCGCTCATCTTTCAAGCGGAGTCTACCTGTACCGTCTGCAGGCCGGTGACTTTGTGCGCAGCCGTCAGATGATGCTGGTCAAGTAA
- a CDS encoding T9SS type A sorting domain-containing protein produces the protein MYRFLLCCLLTVIISSTAALAQNTSYVFQEGPLNETTSWQDDAGDYPESFTADNQEFIISGEAETDGDWTVGGEETVLVIDTDADITFAQDYTVTLDDITVSFTENGGGLLVAKGDLVLTGDLTWEYDDPARVWSFDYRENGDQTISAGSGAHFLVYNFRSEKVTGEFNLAALSENNNGNQDDTTVLQTLNNFRTEYRNEAMFRDHGNTFVVGDDIRLRGESARYELTGTLEHRVYDGNSDYEYVIPDLNHLHIIARNDGNPRFRDDEVYTQSVTVNGDMTIDMESEGDFDFNDVLLSIGGDFTITHHRGPVDGRFGEIDMDDAEISVAGDMIVSVSKDEPDFDENIDADDAVITVGGNLYINAVDNGEFDFDASSFTVQGNSEWIMNSGGIIDLDESDVTIEGNLDIDANSVEDLEFGIAVLTVGNNMELTHHRPEGANGEGEVDMDESTVTVGNDLIIRLSKATADGDENIDVDDSEITVGGNLYVFAEDNGEFDFDDATITVGGEYARFQASGSGILDMDNGTLYAAGDVEILVDATSELDLDDAVFELEGSLELTADQASILEIDEFIARFVGENDQSVSGIAGLPYYQLIIEKDDGEATLEGDVTAEDLFRASVTGDAVFHDAGYTIEAGNLAAFQGADENVSLDGTLLLSANNGSSGAEKTPGSTPAEEHTEGIITFDYEQLTAADVAFELFILPQMSTDPVGPAGQFTLSEENETASAELNFDLESPVFLFRQVQQQESGPVAITNLAWVLTDDTSAPVTETEIPDDFRLEQNYPNPFNPDTRIEYAIPETAGVTLEVFSVEGRRIAVLQDGVQDAGVHTVEFDATSLSSGTYIYRLQAGDVTLTRTMMLLK, from the coding sequence ATGTACCGATTTCTACTCTGCTGCCTTCTTACAGTCATAATCTCATCCACGGCAGCTCTTGCTCAGAATACATCATACGTGTTCCAGGAAGGTCCGCTGAACGAAACCACCAGCTGGCAGGATGATGCCGGGGATTATCCGGAAAGCTTCACCGCAGATAATCAGGAATTCATCATATCCGGAGAAGCCGAAACCGACGGCGACTGGACTGTCGGCGGTGAGGAAACCGTCCTGGTTATCGATACCGATGCCGATATCACTTTCGCTCAGGATTACACCGTCACACTGGACGACATCACCGTATCGTTCACCGAAAATGGCGGCGGACTGCTGGTGGCAAAAGGCGACCTGGTCCTCACCGGAGATCTGACCTGGGAATATGACGATCCCGCCCGTGTCTGGAGCTTCGATTACCGTGAAAACGGCGATCAGACCATCAGTGCCGGATCCGGCGCACACTTCCTGGTCTACAACTTCCGTTCTGAAAAAGTGACCGGCGAATTCAACCTGGCCGCTTTGTCAGAAAATAACAACGGGAACCAGGATGACACCACCGTCCTGCAAACCCTCAATAACTTCCGGACCGAATACCGCAATGAGGCCATGTTCCGCGATCACGGCAACACATTTGTCGTGGGCGACGACATCCGCCTGCGCGGAGAATCCGCCCGCTATGAACTCACCGGCACCCTCGAACACCGCGTCTATGACGGCAACTCAGATTACGAATACGTCATACCCGATCTTAATCATCTCCATATCATAGCCCGTAACGACGGCAATCCCCGTTTCCGCGATGATGAAGTCTATACCCAGAGCGTCACGGTAAACGGCGACATGACCATCGACATGGAAAGCGAAGGCGATTTTGACTTTAATGATGTCCTGCTCTCCATCGGCGGTGACTTTACCATTACGCACCACCGCGGTCCCGTCGACGGGCGCTTCGGCGAAATCGACATGGATGATGCCGAAATTTCCGTTGCCGGCGACATGATCGTCAGCGTTTCCAAGGACGAACCCGACTTCGATGAGAACATTGATGCCGATGATGCCGTGATAACGGTAGGTGGAAATCTGTACATCAACGCCGTGGACAATGGCGAATTTGATTTTGATGCTTCTTCCTTCACGGTTCAGGGCAATTCCGAATGGATCATGAACAGCGGCGGAATCATCGATCTCGACGAGTCGGATGTGACCATCGAAGGCAATCTGGACATCGACGCCAACAGTGTGGAAGACCTGGAATTCGGCATTGCTGTGCTGACCGTCGGCAACAACATGGAACTCACCCATCACCGTCCGGAAGGCGCCAATGGCGAAGGCGAGGTGGATATGGACGAGTCAACCGTCACTGTGGGCAATGACCTGATCATCCGGTTGTCCAAAGCCACAGCCGACGGCGACGAAAACATCGACGTGGATGACTCTGAAATCACCGTTGGCGGCAATTTGTATGTCTTCGCCGAAGACAACGGTGAGTTTGATTTCGATGACGCCACCATTACCGTCGGAGGTGAATACGCCCGTTTCCAGGCATCGGGCAGCGGAATCCTGGACATGGACAACGGCACACTTTACGCCGCCGGGGATGTAGAGATTCTGGTGGATGCCACCTCCGAGCTGGACCTCGATGATGCCGTTTTCGAGCTGGAAGGTTCTCTGGAACTGACTGCAGATCAGGCTTCCATTCTTGAAATCGATGAATTTATCGCCCGTTTTGTCGGTGAAAACGATCAGTCCGTTTCCGGAATTGCCGGACTCCCCTACTACCAGCTGATCATCGAAAAGGATGACGGCGAAGCCACCCTTGAAGGCGATGTCACCGCTGAGGATCTGTTCCGGGCCTCCGTGACCGGGGATGCGGTTTTCCACGACGCAGGTTATACCATTGAAGCCGGAAACCTGGCCGCTTTCCAGGGTGCCGATGAGAACGTTTCGCTGGACGGAACTCTGCTCCTGTCCGCAAACAACGGCAGCAGCGGTGCTGAAAAAACTCCCGGAAGCACGCCCGCCGAAGAGCACACCGAAGGTATCATTACATTTGACTACGAACAACTGACAGCCGCCGATGTGGCCTTTGAGCTGTTTATTCTGCCTCAGATGAGTACGGATCCCGTCGGACCGGCCGGACAGTTCACCCTCTCGGAAGAAAACGAAACGGCATCGGCTGAGCTGAACTTCGATCTTGAATCGCCGGTATTTCTGTTCCGTCAGGTCCAGCAGCAGGAAAGCGGCCCTGTAGCTATTACCAATCTTGCATGGGTGCTCACTGATGACACCTCCGCACCCGTCACCGAAACTGAAATTCCCGATGACTTCAGGCTGGAACAGAACTACCCCAACCCGTTCAACCCGGACACGCGTATTGAATACGCCATTCCGGAAACAGCCGGCGTAACTCTTGAAGTCTTCTCCGTGGAGGGCCGCCGCATCGCCGTTCTGCAGGACGGAGTTCAGGATGCAGGTGTTCATACAGTCGAGTTTGACGCCACTTCACTTTCAAGCGGAACCTACATCTACCGCCTGCAGGCAGGTGATGTGACCCTGACCCGCACCATGATGCTTCTGAAATAG